A single region of the Vicia villosa cultivar HV-30 ecotype Madison, WI linkage group LG4, Vvil1.0, whole genome shotgun sequence genome encodes:
- the LOC131599494 gene encoding 23 kDa jasmonate-induced protein-like translates to MANSFGVVVDNDKLDEMERYIGKTKTQEDRAREAIHLINEDDKDAKAAKYVDTVKEYYGSGVSTLCLVYNATGETISYVTDHDWYGFISRTPYPTEIGNGQWGAFQHVHNTGEASGSEGAVVYRGKNADGNYCDFLLAWSTPWGTWYKNKAYCELGAVGSFPGRWGDIYDNINNGDYSDKVDRDGIKINVDTATGGAPVFKAIIKIPFSP, encoded by the exons ATGGCAAATTCCTTTGGTGTCGTTGTCGATAATGATAAATTGGATGAAATGGAGAGATATATTGGCAAAACAAAAACCCAGGAAGATAGAGCAAGAGAAGCTATTCATCTGATTAATGAAGACGATAAGGACGCAAAAGCTGCAAAATATGTAGATACTGTGAAGGAGTATTATGGTTCGGGTGTTTCCACGTTGTGCCTAGTGTACAACGCAACTGGAGAGACTATCTCTTATGTTACCGACCATGACTGGTATGGCTTCATTAGCCGAACTCCGTATCCTACGGAGATCGGTAATGGCCAATGGGGAGCCTTTCAGCATGTCCATAACACCGGTGAAGCCTCCGGTTCTGAAGGTGCGGTCGTGTACCGCGGCAAGAACGCGGATGGAAATTACTGTGACTTTTTGCTTGCTTGGTCTACACCTTGGGGAACTTGGTACAAAAACAAG GCTTACTGTGAGCTGGGTGCAGTTGGCAGTTTTCCAGGACGTTGGGGTGATATATATGATAACATAAATAATGGCGATTATTCCGATAAAGTTGACAGGGATGGGATCAAGATAAATGTTGATACTGCTACCGGCGGAGCTCCAGTGTTTAAGGCAATCATCAAGATCCCTTTTAGTCCATGA